In Thermoanaerobacterium xylanolyticum LX-11, the genomic window GAAATTGACTGATGCTTCCATTAAAATACTAAATACAGAAATTAAAATATGGCATGTATTAGCTGTTTTGATAGCTGGTTTTGTAGGAATTGTATATATTTCGCGAACAGGCAATTCACCAGTCATAAAGCCTACATCTATAGAGCTTAAGTTTAGAAGCTTGCTTGAACATTACCTTGTGGCAAGGCCAAGGACAAAAGAATTTTTAGTTGGATATCCTGCTTTGATATTAAGCATATACGCTGCCAAGAAGAAATCAAAATCAATGAATTTTATATTTGGAATACTGGCATCTATAGGAATACTATCTATGCCTAATACCATGAGCCACGTGGAAAGTGTGCTTAAAATTGCATTAGAACGTACTGTAATAAGCTGGGTGTTTGGACTTATAATAGGATTAGTTGCATTAAAAGTTGTTGATATTTTTATGAGATATATAAATGTGAAGAATGTTCACAATTGATTTTACTTACTTTTATTAAGCCATGGAGGTTAAAATAATGAAAATTTTGATATCGGGGTATTATGGCTTTGAAAACACTGGCGATGATGCTGTTTTAGAATGCATCGTCGCTGGACTTAAAGAAAAAGGTATATATGATGTAACGGTGCTTTCAAATGCACCTTATGTTACTTCATCTAAGTACGGTGTAAAATCTATAAATCGAAATTCATTTAAAGATATTTTTAATGCAATAAAGAATGCTGATGTCATTATAAGCGGTGGTGGAAGTTTAATACAAGATGTAACAAGTAGTAAAAGTTTATGGTACTACTTATCTATAATTTTTTTAGGAATTTTACTGAGAAAAAAAGTATACATTGTAGGACAAGGAATTGGACCGATACACCGAAGATACAATAAAGTTCTTGCTAGTTTTTTGTTAAAAAGGGTAGATATGATTACAGTAAGAGATGAAGATTCTTTGTCTGTTTTAAAAGAACTTAATATCGATAAAAATGTCATTCTTGCTGCAGATCCCGTCGTCAACTTAAATGTCTGCAGCGATGAAAGAATAGAGAAAATATTGAAAGACGAGGGAATCGATAAGAATAGGTACATAGTTGTATGTACCAGAGAGTGGGGAAATAATGAATTATCGCGGGTAGAGCTTGCCAAAGCGATTGATGCCATATCTATGAAATATAACTTAGAAGTTGTTTTTTTGCCTTTTTACTATAAAAAAGATGAATTAGAGAGTCAGAAAGTAGCTAATTACTTAAAATCTCCTTATAAGATCGTAAGAGGTAAGTACGAGCCCAATGAGATATTGGGAATAATAAAAAAATGCAGTTTACTTATTGGGGTAAGACTTCATTCACTGATATTTGCTTTGGTGGCATTAGTGCCATTTATAGGCATATCTTACGATCCGAAAATTGATGGGTTTTTGAAGTCAGTCGATTCAAAGATTTTTAAGATAGACAAGTTTTCTTCAGATGAGATAGCCAACTATGCTGAATCTATCTTAAACCATAGAGATAAGTTTATAGAGAATTTAAAAATTCATCTTAAATCATTAAGAGAATTGTCTAAAAACAACTTCGTATATTTAAAAAATAATGATGACGAGGTGTAAATATGGCTGAAAGGTTTGTGATTTTCGATGTGCCAATTGATAAAGTTAATATGAAACAAGCTGTTGATACTGTGGAAAAATTTCTATCTGAAGATAGACTTCATATGGTTGCCACTCCAAATGCTGAAATTGTAATGATGGCACAGAAAGACCCTGAGTATAAGGAGATTTTAAATAAGACAGATTTAAATGTTCCTGATGGCAGTGGTGTCATTTTTGCATCAAAGATTTACAAGGAAGAGCTGCCGGAGAGAGTAGCGGGATTTGACTTGATGATGGAGCTTATTAAAGTTGCATCTGCAAAAAAGTATAAGATATATCTTTTAGGTGCTAAATCTGATGTGGTGAAAGCTGCATATCTTAATTTGAAAAGGCAGTACAGTGAAATCGACATAGTTGGATTTCACGATGGATATTTTAGCAAAGATGATGAAGATGAAATCATACATGATATAAATGAGAAAAATACAGATTTGTTATTTGTCGCATTAGGCGCACCAAAACAAGAAAAATGGATATATGAG contains:
- a CDS encoding WecB/TagA/CpsF family glycosyltransferase, producing MAERFVIFDVPIDKVNMKQAVDTVEKFLSEDRLHMVATPNAEIVMMAQKDPEYKEILNKTDLNVPDGSGVIFASKIYKEELPERVAGFDLMMELIKVASAKKYKIYLLGAKSDVVKAAYLNLKRQYSEIDIVGFHDGYFSKDDEDEIIHDINEKNTDLLFVALGAPKQEKWIYENRNKLKAKVAIGVGGSFDVIAGKVTRAPEIYRKLGLEWFYRLLKEPWRYKRMMALPKFAVKVLFSKKPK
- the csaB gene encoding polysaccharide pyruvyl transferase CsaB; this translates as MKILISGYYGFENTGDDAVLECIVAGLKEKGIYDVTVLSNAPYVTSSKYGVKSINRNSFKDIFNAIKNADVIISGGGSLIQDVTSSKSLWYYLSIIFLGILLRKKVYIVGQGIGPIHRRYNKVLASFLLKRVDMITVRDEDSLSVLKELNIDKNVILAADPVVNLNVCSDERIEKILKDEGIDKNRYIVVCTREWGNNELSRVELAKAIDAISMKYNLEVVFLPFYYKKDELESQKVANYLKSPYKIVRGKYEPNEILGIIKKCSLLIGVRLHSLIFALVALVPFIGISYDPKIDGFLKSVDSKIFKIDKFSSDEIANYAESILNHRDKFIENLKIHLKSLRELSKNNFVYLKNNDDEV